A single Falco naumanni isolate bFalNau1 chromosome 20, bFalNau1.pat, whole genome shotgun sequence DNA region contains:
- the LOC121099534 gene encoding lysosomal acid glucosylceramidase-like produces the protein MGAAGAPGWRLLALLMLLALLALLAVPRAAGARPCSPKYFGRDAMVCVCNATYCDTLDPVVLPAPGTYVKYESSKAGKRLERSEGSFQRSLCAPDLVLTVDTTQRYQKVKGFGGSVTDAAAMNVFSLPEAAQDHLLRSYFSEEGLEYNLVRLPMASCDFSLHAYTYDDVPFDYELTHFSLRDEDTKLKIPLLHRASAMSRRPLSLYASPWTSPAWMKTSESFVGKGTLKGQAGDKYHKTWANYFIRFLDEYAKHNLTFWAVTAENEPTAGLINNYPFQCLGFTAEQQRDFIARDLGPALANSSHSNIRLIILDDNRLHLPHWAKVVLEDEEAARYVHGIGIHWYLDFIGPIQDTVVPTHELFPDYFILATEACIGAHFWERDVILGCWERGNQYSHSILMNLNHFVAGWTDWNLALDLEGGPNWVKNYVDSPVIVDSSEGIFYKQPMFYHMGHFSKFIPEGSQRVGLVASKESKKTDLEYTAFLRPDGAVVVVVLNRSPQNITFGLADTVGLIAAMAPASSIQTYLWQRH, from the exons ATGGGGGCTGCCGGTGCCCCGGGCTGGCGGCTGCTGGCGCTGCTGAtgctgctggcgctgctggcgctgctggctgtgccccgGGCCGCAG GTGCCcggccctgcagccccaagTACTTTGGCCGTGATGCCATGGTGTGCGTCTGCAACGCCACGTACTGCGACACGCTGGACCCCGTGGTCCTGCCGGCCCCGGGCACCTACGTCAAGTACGAGAGCAGCAAGGCTGGCAAGCGGCTGGAGCGCAGCGAGGGGAGCTTCCAGCGCAGCCTGTGCGCCCCAG ATCTCGTCCTGACGGTGGACACAACGCAGCGGTACCAGAAGGTGAAGGGTTTCGGCGGCTCTGTCACTGATGCTGCTGCCATGAATGTGTTTTCCCTGCCAGAAGCAGCCCAGGATCACCTGCTGCGCTCATACTTCTCAGAGGAAG ggctggagtaCAACCTCGTCCGGCTCCCTATGGCCAGCTGCGACTTCTCCCTCCACGCCTACACCTACGACGATGTTCCCTTTGACTACGAGCTCACCCACTTCAGCCTGCGAGACGAGGACACGAAGTTGAAA ATCCCCCTCCTGCACCGAGCCTCGGCCATGAGCAGGCGGCCGCTGTCACTGTACGCCAGCCCCTGGACCTCCCCAGCCTGGATGAAGACCAGTGAGTCCTTTGTAGGGAAGGGCACGCtgaaggggcaggcaggggacaaGTACCACAAGACCTGGGCCAACTACTTCATACG GTTCCTGGACGAATACGCCAAGCACAACCTGACCTTCTGGGCGGTGACGGCAGAGAACGAGCCCACGGCTGGGCTCATCAACAACTACCCCTTCCAGTGCCTGGGCTTCACAGCCGAGCAGCAGCGGGACTTCATCGCACGGGACCTGGGCCCTGCGCTGGCCAACAGCTCCCACAGCAACATCCGACTCATCATCCTGGATGACAACCGGCTCCACCTCCCACACTGGGCCAAAGTG GTCCTGGAGGATGAAGAGGCAGCTCGCTATGTTCATGGCATCGGCATCCACTGGTACCTGGACTTCATTGGTCCCATACAGGACACGGTGGTGCCCACTCATGAGCTTTTCCCCGACTACTTCATCCTGGCCACGGAGGCATGCATCGGGGCCCATTTCTGGGAGAGAGATGTGAtcctgggctgctgggagcGAGGGAACCAGTACAGCCACAGCATCCTGATG AACCTGAACCACTTTGTGGCTGGCTGGACCGACTGGAACCTGGCCCTGGACCTGGAGGGGGGCCCCAACTGGGTCAAGAACTACGTGGACAGCCCCGTCATCGTGGACAGCAGTGAAGGCATCTTCTACAAGCAGCCCATGTTCTACCACATGGGGCACTTCAG TAAGTTCATCCCTGAGGGCTCCCAGCGTGTGGGGCTGGTTGCCTCCAAAGAGTCCAAGAAGACGGACCTGGAGTACACGGCTTTCCTGCGCCCCGATGGCgccgtggtggtggtggttctgAACCG GTCCCCACAGAACATCACCTTCGGGCTGGCTGATACGGTTGGCCTCATTGCCGCCATGGCTCCAGCCAGCTCCATCCAGACCTACCTGTGGCAGCGGCACTGA
- the FAM189B gene encoding protein FAM189B isoform X1: protein MPAPGRPLSGRPARSLTRLRLQRTWLQILLVLGFVQVILGVLIVTFSLVAATITPSARIRHSCPSWAGFSLALSGLVGIVSWKRPLTLVITFFTLLSVLGIMLSLAGSILSCQNAQLVKSLEACEREKDLCVCCQARSEPPPASCSQQSEMLTLFPNPNCRSIRVALKDLLFSVCGLTVFSTIICTLSAVVCCIQIFSLDIVHVLVPQRSSSMTLECTSPPDTFLQSMMDFEEFVPPVPPPPYYPPEYTCSSETDAQSITYNGSMDSPVPLYPTDFPPSYETVMGLRGDSQATLFDSQLTDGSHACTCDRVPSIVLSGEVSMDSGSLIMSEIMDIPGDSSPSEDSCLLELQGSMRSVDYVLFRSIQRSRADYCLSVDCVQCSHHARSPTLGLQGPFEETPQPRVRGERSYSCSTAEPGHDGILVGGAVTHSCNRLEGLARCVGPCFPEVRLKDKGSLQGRGGGRTAGPNTGRLCHPRRNSETSCPSSPAPGLSQHPLVRSHSDPGVLMAGHTADFREVLYTKALEDTTSNSSADTGLCSEACLLRHSHCDSPLLLRAGSVGKSKLLPSKKVPQQLSKTTTRSLGDLKVCRGTRGLVARFLQRPKRSPAAGVEVSGHSFQGHKQPVPTVLQVPWSACPGAERPHEGIHLQSCGDLSSTSSLRRLLSARRLERSRPRSLSGTCKESIL, encoded by the exons ATGCCTGCCCCCGGCCGCCCGCTGTCCGGCCGCCCGGCCCGCAGCCTCACCCGCCTGCGCCTCCAGCGCACCTGGCTGCAgatcctgctggtgctgggctttGTCCAGGTGATCCTGGGCGTCCTGATCGTCACCTTCAGCCTGGTGGCGGCCACCATCACCCCCTCCGCCAGGATCCGCCACTCCTGCCCGTCCTGGGCCGGCTTCTCG CTGGCGCTGTCTGGGCTTGTCGGCATCGTCTCCTGGAAGCGGCCGCTCACCCTGGTG atcACCTTCTTCAcactgctgtcagtgctggGCATCATGCTGAGCCTTGCCGGGTCTATCCTGTCCTGCCAGAACGCGCAGCTGGTGAAGTCCCTGGAGGCCTGCGAGAGG GAGAAGGACTTGTGTGTCTGCTGCCAGGCCCGCTCAGAGCCCccacctgcctcctgcagccagcagagtGAGATGCTGACCCTGTTCCCCAACCCCAACTGCCGGAGCATCCGTGTAGCACTCAAG GACCTCCTCTTCAGTGTCTGTGGCTTGACTGTCTTCTCCACCATCATCTGTACGCTCTCCGCTGTTGTGTGCTGCATCCAGATCTTCTCCCTTGACATAGTCCATGTG ctggtCCCCCAGCGCTCGAGCTCCATGACGCTGGAATGCACGTCCCCCCCTGACACCTTTCTGCAGAGCATGATGGACTTCGAGGAGTTTGTGCCCCCAGTGCCGCCACCCCCCTACTACCCCCCCGAGTACACCTGCAGCTCCGAGACGGATGCGCAGAG CATCACCTACAACGGCTCCATGGACAGCCCTGTGCCCCTCTACCCGACTGACTTCCCCCCTTCCTACGAGACCGTGATGGGGCTGCGGGGAGACAGCCag GCCACCCTGTTTGACTCGCAGCTGACGGACGGCTCACACGCCTGCACCTGCGACCGCGTCCCCTCCATCGTGCTCAGTGGGGAAG TGTCCATGGACAGCGGGTCCCTGATCATGTCCGAGATCATGGAcatccctggggacagcagccccTCGGAGGACTCGtgcctgctggagctgcagggctcCATGCGCTCCGTCGACTACGTCCTCTTCCGCTCCATCCAGCGCAGCCGCGCGGACTACTGCCTGAGTGTGGACTGCGTGCAGTGCAGCCACCACGCGCGCAGCCCCACGCTGGGCTTGCAGGGACCCTTCGAGGAGACGCCGCAGCCCCGGGTGCGGGGGGAGCGCTCCTACTCCTGCTCCACGGCAGAGCCCGGCCACGACGGCATCTTGGTGGGGGGAGCCGTCACCCACAGCTGCAATCGCCTGGAGGGGCTGGCCCGCTGCGTGGGGCCCTGCTTCCCCGAGGTGCGGCTCAAGGACAAGGGCTCTCTGCAGGGACGCGGGGGTGGCCGCACTGCGGGGCCCAACACCGGGCGTCTCTGCCACCCGCGGCGCAACAGCGAGACCTCCTGCCCCTCAtccccggccccggggctgaGCCAGCACCCGCTCGTCAGGTCGCACAGTGACCCCGGCGTCCTGATGGCCGGCCACACTG cagaTTTCAGGGAAGTACTTTATACCAAAGCACTGGAGGACACCACGTCCAACTCCTCTGCGGATACAG GGCTGTGCTCGGAGGCCTGCCTGCTCCGCCATTCACACTGTGACTCCCCACTGCTGCTCCGGGCTGGATCTGTGGGGAAGAGCAAGCTGCTGCCCTCCAAGAAGGTGCCGCAGCAGCTGTCAAAGACGACGACCCGCTCCCTGGGGGACCTCAAGGTCTGCCGGGGCACCCGCGGGCTGGTGGCCAGGTTCCTGCAGCGACCCAAGCGCAGCCCGGCAGCCGGTGTGGAGGTGTCTGGGCACAGCTTCCAGGGGCACAAGCAG cctgtccccacgGTGTTGCAGGTGCCCTGGAGCGCCTGTCCGGGAGCAGAGCGGCCCCATGAAGGCATCCACCTGCAAAGCTGCGGGGACCTGAGCTCCACCTCGTCCCTGCGACGGCTCCTGTCTGCCCGCCGCCTGGAGCGCAGCCGCCCGCGGAGCCTCAGCGGGACCTGCAAGGAGAGCATCCTCTGA
- the FAM189B gene encoding protein FAM189B isoform X2: MPAPGRPLSGRPARSLTRLRLQRTWLQILLVLGFVQVILGVLIVTFSLVAATITPSARIRHSCPSWAGFSLALSGLVGIVSWKRPLTLVITFFTLLSVLGIMLSLAGSILSCQNAQLVKSLEACEREKDLCVCCQARSEPPPASCSQQSEMLTLFPNPNCRSIRVALKDLLFSVCGLTVFSTIICTLSAVVCCIQIFSLDIVHVLVPQRSSSMTLECTSPPDTFLQSMMDFEEFVPPVPPPPYYPPEYTCSSETDAQSITYNGSMDSPVPLYPTDFPPSYETVMGLRGDSQATLFDSQLTDGSHACTCDRVPSIVLSGEVSMDSGSLIMSEIMDIPGDSSPSEDSCLLELQGSMRSVDYVLFRSIQRSRADYCLSVDCVQCSHHARSPTLGLQGPFEETPQPRVRGERSYSCSTAEPGHDGILVGGAVTHSCNRLEGLARCVGPCFPEVRLKDKGSLQGRGGGRTAGPNTGRLCHPRRNSETSCPSSPAPGLSQHPLVRSHSDPGVLMAGHTDFREVLYTKALEDTTSNSSADTGLCSEACLLRHSHCDSPLLLRAGSVGKSKLLPSKKVPQQLSKTTTRSLGDLKVCRGTRGLVARFLQRPKRSPAAGVEVSGHSFQGHKQPVPTVLQVPWSACPGAERPHEGIHLQSCGDLSSTSSLRRLLSARRLERSRPRSLSGTCKESIL, translated from the exons ATGCCTGCCCCCGGCCGCCCGCTGTCCGGCCGCCCGGCCCGCAGCCTCACCCGCCTGCGCCTCCAGCGCACCTGGCTGCAgatcctgctggtgctgggctttGTCCAGGTGATCCTGGGCGTCCTGATCGTCACCTTCAGCCTGGTGGCGGCCACCATCACCCCCTCCGCCAGGATCCGCCACTCCTGCCCGTCCTGGGCCGGCTTCTCG CTGGCGCTGTCTGGGCTTGTCGGCATCGTCTCCTGGAAGCGGCCGCTCACCCTGGTG atcACCTTCTTCAcactgctgtcagtgctggGCATCATGCTGAGCCTTGCCGGGTCTATCCTGTCCTGCCAGAACGCGCAGCTGGTGAAGTCCCTGGAGGCCTGCGAGAGG GAGAAGGACTTGTGTGTCTGCTGCCAGGCCCGCTCAGAGCCCccacctgcctcctgcagccagcagagtGAGATGCTGACCCTGTTCCCCAACCCCAACTGCCGGAGCATCCGTGTAGCACTCAAG GACCTCCTCTTCAGTGTCTGTGGCTTGACTGTCTTCTCCACCATCATCTGTACGCTCTCCGCTGTTGTGTGCTGCATCCAGATCTTCTCCCTTGACATAGTCCATGTG ctggtCCCCCAGCGCTCGAGCTCCATGACGCTGGAATGCACGTCCCCCCCTGACACCTTTCTGCAGAGCATGATGGACTTCGAGGAGTTTGTGCCCCCAGTGCCGCCACCCCCCTACTACCCCCCCGAGTACACCTGCAGCTCCGAGACGGATGCGCAGAG CATCACCTACAACGGCTCCATGGACAGCCCTGTGCCCCTCTACCCGACTGACTTCCCCCCTTCCTACGAGACCGTGATGGGGCTGCGGGGAGACAGCCag GCCACCCTGTTTGACTCGCAGCTGACGGACGGCTCACACGCCTGCACCTGCGACCGCGTCCCCTCCATCGTGCTCAGTGGGGAAG TGTCCATGGACAGCGGGTCCCTGATCATGTCCGAGATCATGGAcatccctggggacagcagccccTCGGAGGACTCGtgcctgctggagctgcagggctcCATGCGCTCCGTCGACTACGTCCTCTTCCGCTCCATCCAGCGCAGCCGCGCGGACTACTGCCTGAGTGTGGACTGCGTGCAGTGCAGCCACCACGCGCGCAGCCCCACGCTGGGCTTGCAGGGACCCTTCGAGGAGACGCCGCAGCCCCGGGTGCGGGGGGAGCGCTCCTACTCCTGCTCCACGGCAGAGCCCGGCCACGACGGCATCTTGGTGGGGGGAGCCGTCACCCACAGCTGCAATCGCCTGGAGGGGCTGGCCCGCTGCGTGGGGCCCTGCTTCCCCGAGGTGCGGCTCAAGGACAAGGGCTCTCTGCAGGGACGCGGGGGTGGCCGCACTGCGGGGCCCAACACCGGGCGTCTCTGCCACCCGCGGCGCAACAGCGAGACCTCCTGCCCCTCAtccccggccccggggctgaGCCAGCACCCGCTCGTCAGGTCGCACAGTGACCCCGGCGTCCTGATGGCCGGCCACACTG aTTTCAGGGAAGTACTTTATACCAAAGCACTGGAGGACACCACGTCCAACTCCTCTGCGGATACAG GGCTGTGCTCGGAGGCCTGCCTGCTCCGCCATTCACACTGTGACTCCCCACTGCTGCTCCGGGCTGGATCTGTGGGGAAGAGCAAGCTGCTGCCCTCCAAGAAGGTGCCGCAGCAGCTGTCAAAGACGACGACCCGCTCCCTGGGGGACCTCAAGGTCTGCCGGGGCACCCGCGGGCTGGTGGCCAGGTTCCTGCAGCGACCCAAGCGCAGCCCGGCAGCCGGTGTGGAGGTGTCTGGGCACAGCTTCCAGGGGCACAAGCAG cctgtccccacgGTGTTGCAGGTGCCCTGGAGCGCCTGTCCGGGAGCAGAGCGGCCCCATGAAGGCATCCACCTGCAAAGCTGCGGGGACCTGAGCTCCACCTCGTCCCTGCGACGGCTCCTGTCTGCCCGCCGCCTGGAGCGCAGCCGCCCGCGGAGCCTCAGCGGGACCTGCAAGGAGAGCATCCTCTGA
- the FAM189B gene encoding protein FAM189B isoform X3, giving the protein MPAPGRPLSGRPARSLTRLRLQRTWLQILLVLGFVQVILGVLIVTFSLVAATITPSARIRHSCPSWAGFSLALSGLVGIVSWKRPLTLVITFFTLLSVLGIMLSLAGSILSCQNAQLVKSLEACEREKDLCVCCQARSEPPPASCSQQSEMLTLFPNPNCRSIRVALKDLLFSVCGLTVFSTIICTLSAVVCCIQIFSLDIVHVLVPQRSSSMTLECTSPPDTFLQSMMDFEEFVPPVPPPPYYPPEYTCSSETDAQSITYNGSMDSPVPLYPTDFPPSYETVMGLRGDSQATLFDSQLTDGSHACTCDRVPSIVLSGEVSMDSGSLIMSEIMDIPGDSSPSEDSCLLELQGSMRSVDYVLFRSIQRSRADYCLSVDCVQCSHHARSPTLGLQGPFEETPQPRVRGERSYSCSTAEPGHDGILVGGAVTHSCNRLEGLARCVGPCFPEVRLKDKGSLQGRGGGRTAGPNTGRLCHPRRNSETSCPSSPAPGLSQHPLVRSHSDPGVLMAGHTADFREVLYTKALEDTTSNSSADTGLCSEACLLRHSHCDSPLLLRAGSVGKSKLLPSKKVPQQLSKTTTRSLGDLKVCRGTRGLVARFLQRPKRSPAAGVEVSGHSFQGHKQVPWSACPGAERPHEGIHLQSCGDLSSTSSLRRLLSARRLERSRPRSLSGTCKESIL; this is encoded by the exons ATGCCTGCCCCCGGCCGCCCGCTGTCCGGCCGCCCGGCCCGCAGCCTCACCCGCCTGCGCCTCCAGCGCACCTGGCTGCAgatcctgctggtgctgggctttGTCCAGGTGATCCTGGGCGTCCTGATCGTCACCTTCAGCCTGGTGGCGGCCACCATCACCCCCTCCGCCAGGATCCGCCACTCCTGCCCGTCCTGGGCCGGCTTCTCG CTGGCGCTGTCTGGGCTTGTCGGCATCGTCTCCTGGAAGCGGCCGCTCACCCTGGTG atcACCTTCTTCAcactgctgtcagtgctggGCATCATGCTGAGCCTTGCCGGGTCTATCCTGTCCTGCCAGAACGCGCAGCTGGTGAAGTCCCTGGAGGCCTGCGAGAGG GAGAAGGACTTGTGTGTCTGCTGCCAGGCCCGCTCAGAGCCCccacctgcctcctgcagccagcagagtGAGATGCTGACCCTGTTCCCCAACCCCAACTGCCGGAGCATCCGTGTAGCACTCAAG GACCTCCTCTTCAGTGTCTGTGGCTTGACTGTCTTCTCCACCATCATCTGTACGCTCTCCGCTGTTGTGTGCTGCATCCAGATCTTCTCCCTTGACATAGTCCATGTG ctggtCCCCCAGCGCTCGAGCTCCATGACGCTGGAATGCACGTCCCCCCCTGACACCTTTCTGCAGAGCATGATGGACTTCGAGGAGTTTGTGCCCCCAGTGCCGCCACCCCCCTACTACCCCCCCGAGTACACCTGCAGCTCCGAGACGGATGCGCAGAG CATCACCTACAACGGCTCCATGGACAGCCCTGTGCCCCTCTACCCGACTGACTTCCCCCCTTCCTACGAGACCGTGATGGGGCTGCGGGGAGACAGCCag GCCACCCTGTTTGACTCGCAGCTGACGGACGGCTCACACGCCTGCACCTGCGACCGCGTCCCCTCCATCGTGCTCAGTGGGGAAG TGTCCATGGACAGCGGGTCCCTGATCATGTCCGAGATCATGGAcatccctggggacagcagccccTCGGAGGACTCGtgcctgctggagctgcagggctcCATGCGCTCCGTCGACTACGTCCTCTTCCGCTCCATCCAGCGCAGCCGCGCGGACTACTGCCTGAGTGTGGACTGCGTGCAGTGCAGCCACCACGCGCGCAGCCCCACGCTGGGCTTGCAGGGACCCTTCGAGGAGACGCCGCAGCCCCGGGTGCGGGGGGAGCGCTCCTACTCCTGCTCCACGGCAGAGCCCGGCCACGACGGCATCTTGGTGGGGGGAGCCGTCACCCACAGCTGCAATCGCCTGGAGGGGCTGGCCCGCTGCGTGGGGCCCTGCTTCCCCGAGGTGCGGCTCAAGGACAAGGGCTCTCTGCAGGGACGCGGGGGTGGCCGCACTGCGGGGCCCAACACCGGGCGTCTCTGCCACCCGCGGCGCAACAGCGAGACCTCCTGCCCCTCAtccccggccccggggctgaGCCAGCACCCGCTCGTCAGGTCGCACAGTGACCCCGGCGTCCTGATGGCCGGCCACACTG cagaTTTCAGGGAAGTACTTTATACCAAAGCACTGGAGGACACCACGTCCAACTCCTCTGCGGATACAG GGCTGTGCTCGGAGGCCTGCCTGCTCCGCCATTCACACTGTGACTCCCCACTGCTGCTCCGGGCTGGATCTGTGGGGAAGAGCAAGCTGCTGCCCTCCAAGAAGGTGCCGCAGCAGCTGTCAAAGACGACGACCCGCTCCCTGGGGGACCTCAAGGTCTGCCGGGGCACCCGCGGGCTGGTGGCCAGGTTCCTGCAGCGACCCAAGCGCAGCCCGGCAGCCGGTGTGGAGGTGTCTGGGCACAGCTTCCAGGGGCACAAGCAG GTGCCCTGGAGCGCCTGTCCGGGAGCAGAGCGGCCCCATGAAGGCATCCACCTGCAAAGCTGCGGGGACCTGAGCTCCACCTCGTCCCTGCGACGGCTCCTGTCTGCCCGCCGCCTGGAGCGCAGCCGCCCGCGGAGCCTCAGCGGGACCTGCAAGGAGAGCATCCTCTGA
- the FAM189B gene encoding protein FAM189B isoform X4, translating to MPAPGRPLSGRPARSLTRLRLQRTWLQILLVLGFVQVILGVLIVTFSLVAATITPSARIRHSCPSWAGFSLALSGLVGIVSWKRPLTLVITFFTLLSVLGIMLSLAGSILSCQNAQLVKSLEACEREKDLCVCCQARSEPPPASCSQQSEMLTLFPNPNCRSIRVALKDLLFSVCGLTVFSTIICTLSAVVCCIQIFSLDIVHVLVPQRSSSMTLECTSPPDTFLQSMMDFEEFVPPVPPPPYYPPEYTCSSETDAQSITYNGSMDSPVPLYPTDFPPSYETVMGLRGDSQATLFDSQLTDGSHACTCDRVPSIVLSGEVSMDSGSLIMSEIMDIPGDSSPSEDSCLLELQGSMRSVDYVLFRSIQRSRADYCLSVDCVQCSHHARSPTLGLQGPFEETPQPRVRGERSYSCSTAEPGHDGILVGGAVTHSCNRLEGLARCVGPCFPEVRLKDKGSLQGRGGGRTAGPNTGRLCHPRRNSETSCPSSPAPGLSQHPLVRSHSDPGVLMAGHTADFREVLYTKALEDTTSNSSADTGLCSEACLLRHSHCDSPLLLRAGSVGKSKLLPSKKVPQQLSKTTTRSLGDLKVCRGTRGLVARFLQRPKRSPAAGVEVSGHSFQGHKQLWLCPRVTAACRQSRGCLAVAYGMLETLRSPGGPHGLSLMTA from the exons ATGCCTGCCCCCGGCCGCCCGCTGTCCGGCCGCCCGGCCCGCAGCCTCACCCGCCTGCGCCTCCAGCGCACCTGGCTGCAgatcctgctggtgctgggctttGTCCAGGTGATCCTGGGCGTCCTGATCGTCACCTTCAGCCTGGTGGCGGCCACCATCACCCCCTCCGCCAGGATCCGCCACTCCTGCCCGTCCTGGGCCGGCTTCTCG CTGGCGCTGTCTGGGCTTGTCGGCATCGTCTCCTGGAAGCGGCCGCTCACCCTGGTG atcACCTTCTTCAcactgctgtcagtgctggGCATCATGCTGAGCCTTGCCGGGTCTATCCTGTCCTGCCAGAACGCGCAGCTGGTGAAGTCCCTGGAGGCCTGCGAGAGG GAGAAGGACTTGTGTGTCTGCTGCCAGGCCCGCTCAGAGCCCccacctgcctcctgcagccagcagagtGAGATGCTGACCCTGTTCCCCAACCCCAACTGCCGGAGCATCCGTGTAGCACTCAAG GACCTCCTCTTCAGTGTCTGTGGCTTGACTGTCTTCTCCACCATCATCTGTACGCTCTCCGCTGTTGTGTGCTGCATCCAGATCTTCTCCCTTGACATAGTCCATGTG ctggtCCCCCAGCGCTCGAGCTCCATGACGCTGGAATGCACGTCCCCCCCTGACACCTTTCTGCAGAGCATGATGGACTTCGAGGAGTTTGTGCCCCCAGTGCCGCCACCCCCCTACTACCCCCCCGAGTACACCTGCAGCTCCGAGACGGATGCGCAGAG CATCACCTACAACGGCTCCATGGACAGCCCTGTGCCCCTCTACCCGACTGACTTCCCCCCTTCCTACGAGACCGTGATGGGGCTGCGGGGAGACAGCCag GCCACCCTGTTTGACTCGCAGCTGACGGACGGCTCACACGCCTGCACCTGCGACCGCGTCCCCTCCATCGTGCTCAGTGGGGAAG TGTCCATGGACAGCGGGTCCCTGATCATGTCCGAGATCATGGAcatccctggggacagcagccccTCGGAGGACTCGtgcctgctggagctgcagggctcCATGCGCTCCGTCGACTACGTCCTCTTCCGCTCCATCCAGCGCAGCCGCGCGGACTACTGCCTGAGTGTGGACTGCGTGCAGTGCAGCCACCACGCGCGCAGCCCCACGCTGGGCTTGCAGGGACCCTTCGAGGAGACGCCGCAGCCCCGGGTGCGGGGGGAGCGCTCCTACTCCTGCTCCACGGCAGAGCCCGGCCACGACGGCATCTTGGTGGGGGGAGCCGTCACCCACAGCTGCAATCGCCTGGAGGGGCTGGCCCGCTGCGTGGGGCCCTGCTTCCCCGAGGTGCGGCTCAAGGACAAGGGCTCTCTGCAGGGACGCGGGGGTGGCCGCACTGCGGGGCCCAACACCGGGCGTCTCTGCCACCCGCGGCGCAACAGCGAGACCTCCTGCCCCTCAtccccggccccggggctgaGCCAGCACCCGCTCGTCAGGTCGCACAGTGACCCCGGCGTCCTGATGGCCGGCCACACTG cagaTTTCAGGGAAGTACTTTATACCAAAGCACTGGAGGACACCACGTCCAACTCCTCTGCGGATACAG GGCTGTGCTCGGAGGCCTGCCTGCTCCGCCATTCACACTGTGACTCCCCACTGCTGCTCCGGGCTGGATCTGTGGGGAAGAGCAAGCTGCTGCCCTCCAAGAAGGTGCCGCAGCAGCTGTCAAAGACGACGACCCGCTCCCTGGGGGACCTCAAGGTCTGCCGGGGCACCCGCGGGCTGGTGGCCAGGTTCCTGCAGCGACCCAAGCGCAGCCCGGCAGCCGGTGTGGAGGTGTCTGGGCACAGCTTCCAGGGGCACAAGCAG CTTTGGCTTTGCCCCCGAGTCACCGCAGCCTGCAGGCAGTCACGGGGATGTCTTGCTGTGGCTTATGGGATGCTGGAGACCTTGCGCAGCCCAGGAGGCCCTCATGGCTTGTCCTTAATGACAGCCTAG
- the LOC121099541 gene encoding secretory carrier-associated membrane protein 3 isoform X3: MAQRGGPAVLPDNPFQDPAAVQAWPGSERSALDAYNPFESGAPPPPYQAPSAAPVPLSPAGMAPPQGAAQPPRKGSPTEPRNYGSYGTQASAAAATAELLKRQEELNRKAEELDRRERELQNAALGGAATRPNNWPPLPSFCPVKPCFYQDIPVEIPADFQKTVSTMYYLWMASTIALFLNFLSSLAWFCVEPSSGSGFGLSILWALLYTPCSFVCWYRPMYKAFRSDSSFNFFVFFFVFFAQNVMYVLQAIGIPNWGFSGWILSLIALRKNTAVAVMMILVSLVFTAVAVLGIIMLKKIHSLYRRTGASFQKAQEEFAAGVFSNQAVRTAAANAAAGAATNAFRAP, translated from the exons ATGGCCCAGCGCGGCGGTCCCGCCGTGCTCCCGGACAACCCCTTCCAG GACCCCGCGGCGGTGCAGGCCTGGCCCGGCTCTGAGCGATCGGCACTGGACGCCTACAACCCTTTCGAGAGCGGCGCG ccgccgccgccgtaCCAGGCCCCGTCGGCGGCTCCGGTGCCCCTGTCCCCGGCCGGCATGGCCCCGCCGCAGGGGGCCGCGCAGCCTCCGCGGAAAGGCAGCCCCACGGAGCCCCGGAACTACGGCTCCTACGGCACGCAG GCCTCGGCGGCAGCCGCCACAGCCGAGCTGCTGAAGCGGCAGGAGGAGCTGAACCGGAAGGCGGAGGAGCTGGACCGGCGGGAGCGGGAGCTGCAGAACGCGGCCCTGGGCGGTGCGGCAA CGAGGCCAAACAACTGGCCCCCACTGCCGTCCTTCTGCCCAGTGAAGCCTTGCTTCTACCAAGATATCCCCGTGGAGATCCCTGCTGACTTCCAGAAAACCGTTTCTACCATGTATTACCTCTGGATGG CCAGCACCATTGCTCTCTTCCTGAACTTCTTGTCCTCGCTGGCCTGGTTCTGTGTGGAGCCCTCGTCTGGCTCTGGGTTCGGCCTCTCCATTCTTTGGGCTCTCCTCTACACGCCCTGCTCCTTTGTCTGCTGGTATAGGCCGATGTACAAAGCTTTCAG GAGTGACAGTTCCTTCAACTTCTTTGTCTTCTTCTTCGTCTTCTTTGCCCAGAATGTGATGTATGTGCTGCAGGCGATCGGCATACCAAACTGGGGATTCAG TGGCTGGATATTGAGCCTGATAGCGCTGCGGAAGAACACGGCCGTGGCTGTGATGATGATTCTGGTGTCCTTGGTCTtcacagcagtggctgtgttgggCATCATTATGCTGAAAAAG ATCCACTCTCTGTATCGCCGGACAGGTGCCAGCTTCCAGAAAGCGCAGGAGGAGTTTGCTGCCGGGGTCTTCTCTAACCAGGCAGTGCGCACCGCAGCGGCCAACGCTGCTGCGGGTGCCGCCACCAATGCCTTCCGGGCACCCTAG